From one Agathobaculum sp. NTUH-O15-33 genomic stretch:
- a CDS encoding helix-turn-helix transcriptional regulator — MLQTKIKELRAAHSMDQAQLAELVGVRRETIGRLEKGQYNPSLKLAMDIAKVFGLRVEEIFTFTDES, encoded by the coding sequence ATGCTGCAAACAAAAATAAAGGAACTGCGCGCCGCTCACAGCATGGATCAGGCCCAGCTGGCCGAACTGGTCGGCGTGCGCCGCGAGACCATAGGACGGCTGGAAAAGGGACAGTATAATCCTTCCCTCAAGCTGGCGATGGATATCGCAAAGGTATTTGGGCTTCGTGTGGAAGAAATCTTCACCTTCACAGACGAATCATAA
- the gyrA gene encoding DNA gyrase subunit A has protein sequence MSQEYEEQKIIQVDLEREMKKSYIDYAMSVIVGRALPDVRDGLKPVHRRILYAMYEDGLTSDKPYRKSATTVGNVLGRYHPHGDASVYDALVRMAQPFSLHYPLIDGHGNFGSVDGDPPAAYRYTEARMARVANYMLADIKKDTVDFGPNFDEERKEPLVLPSRYPNLLVNGSSGIAVGMATNIPPHNMTEVIDGVCYVIDHPEAELDEICQFIKGPDFPTGGIIMGRSGIRAAYATGRGKIKLRAKAEIEELANGKSQIIITEIPYMVNKARLVESMAQLVKDKRVDGITNIQDHSSREGMRIVVDVRRDANAQVILNQLYSYTQLQDTISMIHIALVPSAAHPDKPQPRVLTLRQIIDHYIEFQKNVVARRTRFDLKKAKDRAHILEGLKVATDNIDRIIQIIRASKNEAEAKQNLMNEPFWIDQIALLGIVDGSDHFEFHMDELQAQAIVDMRLGRLSGLEQQKIDEEYSDLEGKIAGFEEVLSSDYNMLQVVKEELQEVKQRYGDERHTRIENVADEIDIEDLIEEQDCAYTLTHFGYIKRQPTMVYRSQKRGGRGVSAMSTREEDFARNIFIGSTHDTILFFSDRGKVYKLKGYQIPETGRSAKGMNIVNLLELENDEKITAMFPIKEFVDDKFLFFVTRRGTVKRIVLSDLQNIRRAGLRALNLNEDDALVDVRLTDGNQNILIATHQGRAICFDENEVRAMGRVATGVRGIRLSDEDYVIGAGRARPGAQVLSITENGFGKRTPVEEYTVHHRGGGGITLHNLTEKTGLVAGLSIVDEDNDVMIITNDGVIIRTPVGEIRQCGRGSQGVIVMRTGDDVKVISIARTDHEEEEPEIEEGAETVSEEAEETTEE, from the coding sequence GACAAGCCGTACCGCAAGTCGGCAACGACCGTCGGTAACGTGCTTGGCCGTTACCATCCGCACGGCGACGCTTCGGTATACGACGCGCTTGTGCGTATGGCGCAGCCTTTTTCCCTGCACTATCCGCTGATTGACGGCCACGGTAACTTTGGTTCGGTTGACGGCGATCCCCCGGCGGCTTACCGTTATACCGAAGCCCGCATGGCCAGAGTAGCAAATTATATGCTGGCGGATATCAAGAAGGATACGGTCGATTTTGGGCCGAACTTCGATGAAGAGCGCAAGGAACCGCTTGTTCTGCCTTCCCGCTATCCCAATCTGTTGGTCAACGGTTCTTCCGGTATCGCGGTCGGTATGGCGACCAATATCCCGCCGCATAACATGACCGAAGTGATCGACGGCGTTTGCTACGTGATCGATCACCCGGAAGCCGAGCTGGACGAAATTTGTCAGTTCATTAAGGGCCCGGATTTCCCGACCGGCGGCATTATCATGGGCCGCAGCGGCATCCGCGCGGCCTATGCGACCGGCCGCGGCAAGATCAAGCTGCGCGCCAAGGCGGAAATAGAAGAACTGGCGAACGGAAAAAGCCAGATTATCATTACCGAGATTCCGTATATGGTCAACAAGGCCCGTTTGGTGGAATCCATGGCGCAGCTGGTCAAGGACAAGCGCGTGGACGGCATCACCAATATTCAGGACCATTCCTCGCGCGAGGGCATGCGGATTGTCGTCGACGTGCGGCGCGACGCAAACGCGCAGGTCATTTTGAACCAGCTGTACAGCTATACCCAGCTGCAGGATACCATTTCGATGATCCATATCGCGCTGGTGCCGAGCGCGGCGCACCCGGATAAGCCGCAGCCGCGCGTGCTCACCCTGCGCCAGATCATCGACCATTATATCGAGTTTCAGAAAAACGTGGTCGCCCGCCGCACCCGGTTCGACCTGAAAAAGGCGAAGGACCGCGCGCACATTTTGGAAGGTCTGAAGGTCGCGACCGATAATATCGATCGCATCATCCAGATCATCCGCGCTTCCAAAAACGAAGCGGAAGCCAAGCAGAATTTGATGAACGAGCCGTTCTGGATCGATCAGATCGCGCTGCTCGGCATTGTGGACGGCTCCGATCACTTTGAATTCCATATGGACGAATTACAGGCGCAGGCCATCGTCGATATGCGTTTGGGCCGTTTGTCCGGTCTGGAACAGCAGAAGATCGATGAGGAATACTCTGATCTGGAAGGAAAAATCGCGGGATTTGAGGAAGTTTTGTCGTCTGACTATAACATGTTGCAGGTCGTCAAGGAAGAACTGCAAGAGGTAAAGCAGAGATACGGCGACGAGCGCCACACGCGTATTGAAAATGTAGCGGATGAGATCGATATCGAAGATTTGATCGAGGAGCAGGATTGCGCGTATACGCTAACGCATTTCGGCTATATCAAGCGCCAGCCCACCATGGTTTACCGTTCGCAGAAGCGCGGCGGCCGCGGCGTATCGGCAATGAGCACGCGCGAGGAAGACTTTGCGCGCAATATCTTCATCGGCTCCACCCACGATACTATTTTGTTCTTCTCTGATCGCGGCAAGGTCTACAAGCTCAAGGGCTATCAGATCCCGGAGACCGGCCGTTCGGCCAAGGGCATGAATATCGTCAACCTGCTTGAATTGGAGAACGACGAGAAGATCACCGCCATGTTCCCGATCAAGGAATTTGTCGATGATAAATTCCTGTTCTTCGTCACCAGACGCGGCACGGTCAAGCGTATCGTATTGAGCGATCTGCAAAATATCCGCCGCGCCGGCCTGCGTGCGCTCAATCTGAACGAGGACGACGCGCTTGTCGACGTTCGTTTGACCGATGGCAATCAAAATATCCTGATCGCCACCCATCAGGGCCGCGCGATCTGCTTTGATGAAAACGAAGTGCGCGCCATGGGCCGTGTGGCCACAGGCGTGCGCGGCATTCGCCTATCGGATGAGGACTATGTCATCGGCGCGGGCCGCGCCCGTCCCGGCGCGCAGGTGCTGAGCATTACCGAAAACGGCTTTGGTAAGCGCACCCCGGTGGAGGAATACACCGTGCACCACCGTGGCGGCGGCGGCATCACGCTGCATAACCTGACGGAAAAGACCGGTCTTGTCGCGGGCCTGTCCATTGTGGATGAGGATAACGACGTGATGATCATCACGAACGACGGCGTTATCATCCGCACACCGGTAGGGGAGATCCGCCAGTGCGGCCGCGGCAGCCAAGGCGTTATCGTCATGCGCACCGGCGACGATGTAAAGGTTATTTCGATTGCCCGCACCGATCACGAGGAGGAAGAGCCCGAGATCGAGGAAGGCGCGGAAACCGTTTCAGAAGAAGCCGAAGAGACAACGGAAGAATAA
- the rnhA gene encoding ribonuclease HI has product MKNVTIYTDGACSGNPGPGGWGAVMQYGKFEKELSGSEPMTTNNRMELLGVITALEALSEPCIVDLYSDSKYVVDGITKGWAKSWRAKGWVKGDKKPAKNPELWGRLLDLLDKHQVKFHWVKGHADNPYNNRCDELAVGEYQKYK; this is encoded by the coding sequence ATGAAAAACGTGACGATCTATACGGACGGCGCTTGTTCGGGCAACCCGGGACCGGGCGGCTGGGGCGCGGTTATGCAATACGGAAAATTTGAAAAAGAGCTGTCCGGTTCCGAACCCATGACCACCAATAACCGCATGGAGCTGCTCGGCGTGATCACCGCGCTGGAGGCGCTATCCGAGCCGTGCATCGTCGATCTTTATTCGGACAGCAAATATGTGGTGGACGGCATTACCAAGGGCTGGGCCAAAAGCTGGCGCGCCAAAGGGTGGGTTAAGGGAGATAAAAAACCCGCGAAAAATCCGGAGCTGTGGGGAAGGCTTCTTGATTTATTGGACAAACATCAGGTAAAGTTCCATTGGGTCAAGGGTCATGCGGACAATCCCTATAATAACCGCTGTGACGAATTGGCCGTGGGGGAGTACCAAAAATACAAATAA